One genomic window of Polyangium aurulentum includes the following:
- a CDS encoding BsuBI/PstI family type II restriction endonuclease, which yields MTAPLPSLLSRPAIQARLLEIFPEGFPFRNYCTRDTATATVFSMLYVGAVEGTSRWLAPKQVYKMSDEQALLVSDAARLEFARNSLRGGFLPSGLPWYADTSREPIRDETIRQGFLHSGAVIENKEIPTTSSKPRYALAADFARLFDPRLDGVPLTEAIEAWRALHLSAGALARIKLVRAGASKDPAGIIVNFPNAETRRLTAGESSTIAKYVIEQFAPRFLDDPVVIWLSESKTKVVARDDLLAKQINLTIDPSRNLPDIILAGLGAAGGILLVFVEVVATDGPVSEARREELRRIAAETGLDEEHIAFVTAYMDRSSPALRKNFATLAWNTFIWIASEPESIVALYGDTAPRLHALIRARARS from the coding sequence ATGACTGCGCCGCTCCCCTCCTTGCTATCGCGGCCGGCGATCCAAGCCCGCCTGCTCGAGATCTTCCCCGAGGGATTCCCATTCCGTAATTACTGCACGCGAGATACAGCGACAGCAACCGTGTTCTCGATGCTCTACGTCGGCGCAGTAGAAGGCACGTCGCGCTGGCTCGCGCCGAAGCAGGTGTACAAGATGAGCGACGAACAGGCGTTGCTCGTTTCGGATGCGGCACGGCTCGAGTTTGCACGCAACTCGTTACGAGGAGGATTTCTTCCCAGCGGGCTGCCATGGTATGCCGACACCTCCCGAGAGCCCATCCGGGATGAAACGATACGGCAAGGTTTCCTTCACTCTGGTGCGGTCATAGAGAACAAGGAAATCCCCACGACCTCCTCGAAGCCGCGCTACGCCCTCGCGGCAGACTTCGCCCGACTCTTCGATCCGAGGCTCGACGGAGTGCCGCTCACCGAAGCCATCGAAGCTTGGCGAGCATTGCACCTGTCCGCGGGCGCCCTCGCACGCATCAAGCTCGTCCGGGCAGGCGCTTCCAAGGACCCTGCCGGCATCATCGTCAACTTCCCGAACGCGGAAACACGGCGGCTCACCGCGGGGGAGAGCTCTACAATCGCCAAGTACGTCATCGAGCAGTTCGCTCCGCGCTTCCTCGATGATCCTGTCGTGATCTGGCTCAGCGAGAGCAAAACGAAGGTCGTCGCCCGCGACGACCTTCTCGCAAAGCAGATCAATCTGACGATAGATCCCTCGCGCAACCTGCCCGACATCATTCTCGCAGGCTTGGGCGCTGCGGGCGGGATTCTTTTGGTGTTCGTGGAGGTGGTCGCGACCGATGGCCCGGTATCCGAGGCACGTCGAGAGGAGTTGCGGCGCATCGCGGCCGAAACGGGCCTCGATGAGGAGCATATCGCATTCGTGACGGCCTACATGGATCGATCTTCCCCTGCGTTGCGGAAGAACTTCGCAACGCTGGCGTGGAACACGTTCATCTGGATCGCATCCGAGCCCGAGAGCATCGTGGCGCTGTACGGCGACACGGCGCCGCGCCTCCACGCGCTCATCCGCGCCCGCGCCCGCTCTTGA